In Thermoanaerobacterium sp. PSU-2, one genomic interval encodes:
- a CDS encoding arginine repressor — MTKLDRHNKILKIIKEKDIENQEELVNELQKEGFIVTQATISRDIKELKLVKILSSDGKRYKYSTRDVNENITLDKFLSLLSKVIVDVDYSGNIIAIKTLSGAASSAAEAIDELNWSEIVGTIAGNNTIFVLVDKDDNVKEVIDRLKKIVDTQMGENIKKLS, encoded by the coding sequence ATGACAAAGCTGGATCGCCACAACAAGATATTAAAAATCATCAAAGAGAAAGATATTGAGAATCAAGAGGAATTAGTCAATGAATTGCAAAAAGAAGGATTCATTGTGACTCAAGCCACCATATCGAGAGATATAAAGGAACTGAAGTTAGTAAAGATATTAAGCAGCGATGGGAAAAGATACAAATACTCCACCAGGGATGTAAATGAGAATATAACATTGGATAAATTTTTATCGCTTTTATCTAAAGTAATTGTAGATGTAGATTATTCAGGCAATATAATTGCAATTAAAACGTTGTCTGGTGCTGCATCAAGTGCCGCTGAAGCAATTGATGAATTAAACTGGAGTGAAATCGTAGGCACTATTGCAGGAAATAATACTATTTTTGTGCTTGTCGACAAAGATGATAATGTAAAAGAAGTAATCGATAGATTAAAAAAAATAGTCGATACGCAAATGGGGGAAAATATTAAAAAATTAAGTTGA
- a CDS encoding amino acid permease, with protein sequence MNVFRKKSADQLLETAEKTNLNKKLTAIDLAALAIGSVVGTGVFVSTGEGALKAGPAVIISYIIGGVTAVLAAFIFAELVTMFPVAGSTYTYSYVAFGEIVAWIIGWDLLLEYLISASAVASGWSGTFIGFLKTLGITLPKVITTPPISGGIMDLPAILITAFVTWILYVGVRESATVNNLIVLLKIAVIGLFVFLGFSHIKMANFTPFAPYGFKGIMTAAAIIFFAYVGFDAVSTAAEETKNPTRDVPLGLMVAVVLILVIYMAVAITLVGMVPFKHIDPNNALPGALLSVGINWGSALVATGAIVGMVSTLLVTLYGQIRIFMVMARDGLLPEVFSRVHPKYKTPHINTLITCVLTAIIAGFLPLDEIIELTNIGTLSAFIIVSIGILVLRVKMPNAERKFKVPFVWIVAPLTMIFSLYLIINLPMVTLARFVIWMIVGLIIYFAYSRYHSTLNVR encoded by the coding sequence ATGAATGTATTCAGAAAGAAGTCGGCAGATCAATTGCTTGAGACTGCTGAGAAGACGAATTTAAACAAAAAACTCACTGCTATTGATTTGGCTGCATTGGCCATTGGTTCTGTCGTTGGAACAGGAGTGTTTGTGTCAACTGGCGAAGGTGCTTTAAAAGCGGGTCCAGCAGTGATTATCTCGTATATAATTGGTGGTGTGACGGCTGTTTTGGCTGCTTTTATATTTGCTGAGTTGGTTACAATGTTTCCGGTAGCTGGCAGCACATATACTTATTCTTATGTTGCTTTTGGTGAAATAGTTGCTTGGATAATAGGATGGGATTTACTTTTGGAATATCTTATATCTGCAAGCGCTGTGGCATCAGGATGGTCCGGCACGTTTATCGGATTTTTAAAAACCCTTGGCATAACATTGCCTAAAGTCATAACTACACCTCCAATTTCTGGCGGCATCATGGATTTGCCTGCAATTTTGATTACTGCGTTTGTAACATGGATTTTGTACGTTGGCGTAAGGGAAAGTGCCACTGTAAATAATTTGATAGTTCTTTTGAAGATTGCTGTCATAGGATTGTTTGTATTTTTAGGATTTAGCCACATTAAGATGGCCAATTTTACTCCATTTGCACCGTATGGATTTAAAGGGATAATGACTGCAGCAGCTATCATATTTTTTGCATATGTAGGCTTTGATGCTGTTTCTACTGCAGCGGAGGAAACGAAAAATCCCACAAGAGATGTTCCTTTAGGACTTATGGTGGCTGTAGTATTGATTCTTGTTATATACATGGCGGTTGCCATCACATTGGTTGGGATGGTACCTTTCAAACACATAGATCCAAACAATGCGCTTCCTGGTGCACTTTTAAGTGTGGGGATTAACTGGGGTTCTGCACTGGTTGCTACAGGTGCTATTGTAGGCATGGTTTCGACGCTTTTAGTGACTTTGTATGGTCAGATAAGGATTTTTATGGTGATGGCACGTGATGGCCTTTTGCCAGAGGTTTTTTCAAGGGTTCATCCAAAGTACAAAACTCCTCACATAAATACATTGATTACATGTGTTTTGACTGCTATTATTGCGGGATTTCTTCCATTAGATGAAATAATTGAGCTTACAAACATCGGCACATTGAGCGCTTTTATCATTGTATCAATTGGTATATTGGTTCTAAGAGTAAAGATGCCAAATGCTGAAAGGAAGTTTAAAGTGCCTTTCGTGTGGATTGTAGCGCCTCTTACGATGATATTTAGCTTGTACCTTATCATCAATCTTCCAATGGTGACACTTGCGAGATTTGTAATATGGATGATAGTAGGCCTAATCATTTATTTCGCGTACAGCAGATATCACAGCACTTTAAATGTAAGATAA
- the ypeB gene encoding germination protein YpeB — MKRISTVVMLLLLLVVGAWGYNQYMQKVTYHRYLQAQYDRSFYQLVNSIENIETSTGKLMVSSQENTTIPILSDVWRQAFEAQENLSQLPISQPELDNTSKFLSQIGDYSYSLSKNVADGKKLTDKDLKTISELHNYAVYLGKSLQDLRSKIQGGYDLDNLNKKGTQKMSQIDSKILNVNMNTVNQQMSNYPTLIYDGPFSESQAKLTPKGLTGSNVSYDNAVSIAKRFLGKPVSSAIKYSPNNGKIDAYGVELKPPQNAPSIYVNVSKKGGHVIWLMDQRAVSKVNISETQALNYAMKFLKSHGFSNMENTYSIKANGTVQFNFTPVQDNVRIYPDIVKVKIALDNGDIVGFDATSYYMSHVDRKIEKPKLTESEAQSKVSKNLKIESSRLCIIPLDGGKEVLAYEFKGTYSGDTFYVYINAENGVEEKILKVIKTNQGNLTM, encoded by the coding sequence ATGAAGAGAATATCAACAGTCGTGATGCTTCTTTTGCTTTTAGTAGTAGGTGCATGGGGATACAATCAGTACATGCAGAAAGTAACATACCATAGATATTTACAGGCACAGTACGATAGGTCTTTTTATCAGCTTGTAAACAGCATAGAAAATATAGAGACATCAACAGGCAAGTTGATGGTTTCATCTCAGGAAAATACGACAATACCAATTCTAAGCGATGTATGGAGACAGGCTTTTGAGGCGCAGGAAAACTTAAGCCAGCTTCCCATAAGTCAACCTGAATTAGACAACACTTCAAAGTTTTTGTCCCAAATCGGCGATTATTCTTACAGCCTTTCAAAAAACGTCGCTGACGGCAAAAAATTGACGGACAAAGATTTAAAGACAATATCAGAGCTGCACAACTACGCAGTATATCTTGGCAAAAGTTTGCAAGATTTAAGAAGCAAAATACAAGGAGGGTATGATTTAGACAACTTAAATAAAAAAGGCACTCAAAAGATGAGCCAGATAGACAGCAAAATACTAAATGTGAATATGAATACTGTAAATCAACAGATGTCTAACTATCCAACACTTATATACGATGGACCTTTTTCTGAAAGTCAAGCAAAGTTAACGCCCAAAGGACTGACTGGCAGCAACGTTTCGTACGATAACGCAGTGTCAATAGCAAAAAGGTTTTTAGGAAAGCCAGTATCGTCTGCGATTAAATACAGTCCTAACAATGGAAAGATAGATGCGTATGGAGTAGAATTAAAGCCACCTCAAAACGCTCCTTCTATATATGTGAATGTAAGCAAGAAGGGCGGGCATGTAATATGGCTTATGGATCAAAGGGCAGTTTCTAAAGTGAACATATCAGAGACACAAGCGTTAAATTATGCTATGAAGTTTTTAAAATCACATGGTTTCAGCAATATGGAAAATACTTATTCTATAAAGGCCAATGGAACGGTCCAATTTAATTTTACTCCTGTTCAGGATAACGTAAGAATCTATCCTGACATTGTCAAAGTAAAAATTGCATTGGACAATGGCGACATAGTAGGATTTGATGCCACATCATACTATATGTCACACGTTGATAGGAAAATAGAAAAGCCGAAGCTTACGGAATCTGAAGCGCAAAGCAAGGTCAGCAAGAATTTGAAAATTGAAAGCAGCCGATTGTGCATAATACCATTGGACGGAGGGAAAGAAGTTTTGGCTTATGAATTTAAAGGAACATACAGCGGCGATACATTTTATGTATACATCAACGCGGAAAATGGCGTTGAAGAAAAGATTTTAAAAGTCATAAAGACAAATCAAGGCAATCTGACGATGTAA
- the sleB gene encoding spore cortex-lytic enzyme — MKNYSISRVKVVLLILILFTTFCVELSTLNMSMKTMANLYWGNSGSDVSRVQSRLKDWGYYDGPVDGFFGVRTWLAVRKFQANNGLNVTGIVDDQTKVALGFNISKYTSISSTYTPATSTTTNDDVYLLAMLINGEARGEPFIGKVAVGAVVMNRVRSPMFPHTIAGVIFQPGAFSAVDDGQMWLPPTQDCIRAAQDAIAGWDPTGGALYYYNASRVQNYWIFNRPIITQIGNHIFAR; from the coding sequence ATGAAAAACTATTCCATTTCAAGAGTCAAAGTAGTTTTGCTTATATTAATATTATTTACGACTTTTTGTGTCGAGTTAAGCACATTAAACATGTCCATGAAGACAATGGCAAATTTGTACTGGGGCAATTCTGGCTCAGACGTATCGAGAGTTCAATCAAGGTTAAAAGATTGGGGATATTACGATGGGCCTGTAGATGGATTTTTCGGAGTCAGAACATGGCTGGCTGTGAGAAAATTTCAGGCTAATAATGGACTTAATGTGACTGGGATTGTGGACGATCAGACGAAGGTAGCCTTGGGATTTAATATTAGCAAATACACTTCAATATCAAGTACATACACTCCAGCAACATCAACGACTACAAACGATGACGTATACCTTTTGGCAATGCTTATAAACGGTGAAGCGAGAGGTGAGCCTTTTATAGGCAAAGTAGCCGTTGGAGCGGTTGTGATGAACAGAGTAAGGTCACCGATGTTTCCACATACAATTGCAGGCGTGATTTTCCAACCTGGAGCATTTTCTGCGGTTGATGATGGACAAATGTGGCTTCCTCCAACTCAAGACTGCATAAGAGCAGCTCAGGATGCAATAGCAGGATGGGATCCAACAGGTGGAGCACTGTACTACTACAATGCATCGAGAGTACAAAATTACTGGATTTTTAACAGGCCAATAATAACCCAGATTGGCAACCATATATTTGCAAGGTAG
- a CDS encoding small, acid-soluble spore protein, alpha/beta type, protein MSRRRNSLMSDNLKEELAKELGVYDIVKTEGWGSVSSRDCGNLVKLAIKKAEESMVQNNNF, encoded by the coding sequence ATGAGTAGACGTCGCAATAGCCTCATGTCAGATAACCTGAAAGAGGAATTGGCAAAAGAGTTAGGCGTTTACGACATTGTAAAGACTGAAGGTTGGGGAAGTGTATCATCTCGTGACTGCGGCAATCTTGTAAAACTTGCTATCAAGAAAGCCGAGGAAAGCATGGTACAGAACAATAACTTCTAA